TCTCCAATAATGCGATATCTTTTTCAGAAATAACCGGACCGATAGAGTCCTGCATTTTTTCGCTAAATTCACTTTGTTCGTTATCTGCAATAAAGCTTAACAAACAACTACTATAATTTGCGGTGGCTTTTGCTAAGCGCGTGCCATCTTCGCTTCTAACTAAAATGGTGTCGCCAATGGCGAACTCACCATGCACTTCCATAATTTCATCGCCGCGTATGCAACCATCTTCGCCTTCAAGTGACTCATCAAACGAGCCATCAACTACTACTTCACCTTGCTCATTTGCAGTGTGCGTCATCCAGTGTACGGCTTCTTGCATTGGTTTTTCATACGGTAAGAAAACGCTGCCTGGGTTTTCACCGGCTAGTAACCTGTTAAAGGTTTCTTCTTCAAAACCGTTGATAATATAAGTGGCTATACCATGTGATGTAGCTTTTTCGGCGGCTTCTATTTTAGTTTTCATACCACCAGTACCTACAGCACTTGTAGCACATCCTGCCATAGCGTAAATAGACTCATCAATTGATTTTATTTCAGGCAGCAGCACTGCATCATCGTGAAGGTTTGGGTTTTTATCGTAAAGCCCATCCACATCAGAAAAAATCATCAACGCGTCTGCATCAGCCGCAGCGGCAACCATGGCTGATAAGTTATCGTTATCGCCCACTTTTAGATCATCCGTTGTTACTGCATCATTTTCGTTAATAATAGGCAGTACACCGTGCTCTAACAAGGTAAATACAGTTTCGCGAATACTCTCATAACGCTCACGATCTCTTAAATCGCCGTGGGTTAATAATAACTGGGCAGAAGGAAAATCAAAAAAGCGATCCCACATTGCCATCATTTCTGTTTGACCCGCGGCTGCCATTGCTTTTTTCATTACTACAGAACGCGGTATATCTGATGGAAATAAGTGTGAGCCTGCTGCTACTGAGCCTGAAGATACTAAAATAACTTCAATACCACGGGCGCGACAACGAACAATAAATTGTGCAATGGTTAATAAATAGCGTGAACGACAGCCATCTTGATCAGGGGCTATTAAAGCGCTACCTACTTTTAAAACAATACGACGCCAATTTAACTTTTGCATAAAATCTCAACTTTCCATTTTATCTGCATTCACATAATGTGAACTAAAACTAAGTAATTGCGTAAACGGTACGCAATTTCGAATATGTTATTTACTCAACCACTTTTTAGACGCACGCAAATACCCATCTAAAATCGCTTTTAGATTTGTAAAGACATGAAATAGCACCAACCAAAATGTATGGAGGTCTATTAAATATAAAAGTAAAAAGTGTTGTTTATGTATCGCTGTAAAAAGCTGTGTGCGGCTTTTTTGTTAACAACATACATAGAGCCTCTAAAGTCAGATACACCAACAGATAGGGTGATGACTCAAGGACCGAGATTTAACCGCCACGATGGGGGCTAAACATTGAAAGTAATAGTTCAACTCAAACATTTATTTACTTAATAAATTAAATAAACTTATTTGAAAAAACCATACCTAGGAGTTCAATTCAGTAATAGCTACTCATAAATACAAAAAGTAGCCTACATACGTATTATTACTGCTTAAATATGACGCCAATATTAATAACGAGTATTAATTGGCAAAAATTATATTTAGATGACTAATTGTTTGAACTCTAATTATAATACGTTAATTCAAGGGGTAAGATCAAGGCTAAAAATCGCCCTACCCTAAACAAACCAAAGCTAAAACAGCAATTACCTCATAAAAATCAGCAGGTTAAAAAGTATTTTGAATTTTAATTCAATTTTTATAAATAAATCAATAAGTTTAACCTACAATTTTTATATGAAGAGCTAAGATTTTATTAGCAAATTAAACATTTCCCGTGTATACCCCTGTATTAATATTTAACAAAAGTTATACTTTTTTATATTGTGATAAATAAGGAATTCTCAATCTATGTCAGCAATTTATATAGCCGGTATCGCACTTTGTTCTGTGCTTGCCCAGTGGGTAGCGTGGGCATTTAAAGTACCCGCTATCTTGTTCTTATTGCTTACCGGTTTATTGTTAGGGCCGTTTAGTGGTGTTTTAGACCCTGATGCTTTACTAGGTGATTTATTATTTCCTGTTGTGTCTTTAAGCGTAGCGGTAATTTTATTTGAGGGTGCTCTCACCCTGCACTTTAGGGAGCTCAAAGGTATAAGTAAGGTCGTTCGCAATCTATGTTCTATAGGTATGCTTACTACCTGTGTTGTTATTAGTTTAAGTGCTTATTGGCTGCTAGAGCTTAATTGGCGAGTGGCTGCAGTGTTAGGTGCCGTTTTAGTTGTTACAGGCCCAACCGTTATTGCACCATTGCTTAACTCTATGCGCCCGACTCAAGATATTGACCGTATTTTACGTTGGGAAGGCATAGTAATAGACCCTATTGGCGCCTTATTTGCAGTTTTAGTATTTGAAGCTGTTATGTTGGTAGGCCAAGGTGAAGTGCTTAGCCATACCATAGTCGCGCTGGTTAAAACCTTAGGGGTTGGCTTAACCATTGGGGTCGTTGCTGGGTGGATCACCACGCAATTAATGCGCCGTGAGTGGCTCCCATTTGAGTTACATAAATTTGGTATATTGGCGCTAGTACTCATTAGCTTTTCGGTATCAAATCATTTAAGCCACGAATCTGGCCTGCTAGCGGTAACTGTATTTGGCATTTGGCTTGCCAACCAAAACGATTTAGAAATTGACTCTGTTTTAGAGTTTAAAGAAGACTTATCGATGATTTTAATATCATCACTGTTTATTTTACTTGCTGCACGCCTACAACTTTCAGATTTAATGATGCTAGACGGTGATGTCTTTATATTTTTAGCAGTTGTGCTCTTTATTGCACGTCCGCTATGTATTGCTATATCTACTTTTGGTACAGACCTGCCTATGAAATCTCGATTAGTACTTTCGTGGATAGCGCCACGCGGTATTGTTGCCGCTGCTGTAGGCTCTGTATTTGCACTAAGTATGATGGAAGCCGGTGTAGCCGATGCAGAAAAAATGGTGCCGCTGATATTCACCGTTATTATTATCACAGTGGTACTACAAAGCTTAACCGCTATACCGGTTGCTAAACTGCTAGGGGTGCGTCAGCCCTCTCCCAATACCATACTTATTATTGGTGCTAACCATGTGTCACGCGCTATTGGCCGAGGCCTTAAGGAGCAAAACATACCTGTGCACTTGTCAGACCCAGCATGGGAAAACTGTAAAATGGCACGTATGGATGGCTTACCTTGTTATTATGGTAATCCACAATCAGAACATGCTGAGCGTTATTTACCATTAACAACAATTAGAACTGTATTGGCGCTTTCACCGAATCGCCACCACAATGCGCTTGGGGTGCAGTATTTTTCGCATTTATTAAACGAAAAGAACGTGTTTTCACTACGCTCATCCACGTCACATGCAAAAGCAAACAAAGACAGCGCTACCTTTTTATCCAGACAAATACTGTTTGGTGAAGATGGCTCATACGCCCGCTTAAGTAGCATTATTGCTAAAGGCGGTAAAGTAAGCGCAACGCGGATTTCAGAAGAGTTTGATTGGGAAAAATACCAAGAAATGAACCCTGAAGCTATACCGCTATTTATATTGAAAGGTGACAAAGACAGCGATGAAGATACACCAGTTAAACTTCGCCCGTTTACTAGCAATATGGAAAAGCCGCCACAAGAAGGCGAGCGTATATTTGCATTACAACCACCAAAAATGTCGGTGCTAAAAGACCCTGCAAAAACAAAAGGTAAAGAAGAAGGCTAGCCTCTTCAGTAATTGCAAAAAAGCCCTAATTAAACATTAGGGCTTTTTATTGGATAAAATAAACGTGCAATATTATTGATATTACATAGGTAACCGAGCACGCGCTACAACGCTATCTGGCATTTTTTGCGCTAGTAAGTTAAGAGCGCGTTCAATTTTTTTGTGCGTTGCTTTGTCTGCAACCATCGAATTAAACAGCCAGCGATATGCATCTTCAAAATCACGCGGGCTGCCATAACCACTATTAAAAAGCTTAACAAGCCTAAGCTGCGCTTTTAAATTACCTTGAGCAGATGCTTCACGTAAATACATAATAGCCATGGCTTTATCTTGTTGTACCAAACGGCCAATGTCGTAGTAGCGCCCTAACTGCTCTAATGCAGCCGCTAAGCCTTGCTCAGCCGCTTTACGCATATAATACACACCTAACTCTACATTTCGCTCAACACACACGTTATAGGCCAGCATATCACCGTATAAAAACTGATATGAAGGCAGCGCCATTTTATTGGCCCTCGCCTCTATATCTTGTACTAACTGGCAATCATCTGCCTTTACCCGCTGTAAGTGGGTATTTTTATTAATTAGGGCGATGAGCTCAGGCTCAGTATAAAGCGGCACAGCTGCGGGGGTTTCTTCAGCTAACACATTGCTATTAAAAGATAAAAGCATTGGAGCTAGCATAGCCGCTAAAAGTGTATTACAAGAAAATAAACGCATGTTCACCACGTACAATATAAAACTTACTAAATAATATACAAAGATCGTTCCAAGGTGAATTTTAGGCACAAAAAAAGCTGCACAAAGCAGCTTTTTTCAATTTAATGGTGATTATGCAAACGGGTTGCGAAGTACCATAGTTTCTACACGATCTGGGCCGGTAGAAATAATATCAACAGGTACACCTGTGATTTCTTCAATACGTTTGATGTAGTCAATCGCAGCTTTAGGTAAGCCTTCAAGGCTAGTTACACCTACAGTGTTTTCTGACCAACCTGGCATTTCTTCGTATACTGGTGTTACTTTCTCGTAACCTTCAGCAGCTAATGGCGTTACATTAGTAACGGTACCATCTTCAAGCTGGTAACCAGTACAGATTTTAAGTGTTTCTAAGCCGTCTAAAACGTCAAGCTTAGTTAAACAAAAACCTGAAATGCTGTTGATTTGTACTGCACGGCGCATAGCTACTGCGTCTAACCAACCTGTACGACGTAGTCGACCAGTTGTCGCACCAAACTCATGGCCTTTGTCACCTAAATGCTTACCTACTGGGTCTTGTTTTTCAAGGCCATCGTAAAGCTCTGTAGGGAATGGACCTGAACCAACGCGTGTCGTGTAGGCTTTAATAATACCCAATACGTAATCAAGGTTTAATGGACCAAAACCAGCACCCGTAGCAACACCACCAGCAGTCGTGTTTGAAGACGTTACATAAGGGTAAGTACCGTGATCGATATCAAGTAATGTACCTTGTGCACCTTCAAATAAAATGTGCTCGCCCGCTAAACGTGTTTGATCTAAAAGCTCGGTAACATCAACTACCATTGCTTTTAAGATATCTGCAACAGCCATTGCATCATCAAACGTTTTTTGGAAATCTACAGCATCTACTTTGTAGTAGTTAACTAATGTGAAGTTATGGTATTCAAGAACTTCTTTTAGCTTAGCTGCGAATAATTCTGGATTAAATAAGTCACCCACGCGTAAACCGCGACGTGCTACTTTATCTTCGTACGCTGGACCGATACCACGGCCAGTTGTACCAATTGGCTTGTCGCCGCGAGCTGTTTCGCGAGCTACATCTAATGCAACATGGAAAGGCAGAATTAATGGACATGCTTCACTAATTAAAAGACGCTCACGTACTGGTACGCCACGCTCTTCTAACATGCCAATTTCTTTCATTAGCGCTTCTGGTGATAAAACCACACCATTACCAATCACACATTTAACATTGTCACGTAATACACCCGATGGAATAAGGTGTAGAACTGTCTTTTCACCGTCGATAACTAAAGTATGACCCGCATTGTGGCCACCTTGATAACGAACTACTAAAGATGCTTTGTCTGTAAGGAGATCAACAACCTTACCCTTACCTTCGTCACCCCATTGGGTGCCTAATACAACAACGTTTTTACCCATTGTAAATTCACTTAGAGAAAATTAGGACGAGATTTTACCAGAAAACTAAACGAAAGATCACCCCTGTTCAGCTTATTTTTTCCGCGAGTGAGAATATTCAACCAAAGCAGCTTTAATAACCACATAAATAACAGTGGTTTAAAGTGTTAATTTACATTTAACAAAAAGCCCCGCAATTGCGAGGCTTTATAACTTTTTAAATACCAAAGGCTAAGCTTATTGTGCTTTAGCGCCTTTCATGTATTTGAAGAAGTCGCTGTCAGGAGAAAGCACCATAACATCTTGCTTATCTTTAAAGGTCTTTTTATAAGCCTCTAAAGAACGAACAAAGCCAAAGAACTCAGGATCTTTGTTGTACGCTTTTGCATATATTGCAGCAGCATCAGCATCACCTTGACCACGTACAGAACGAGCATTACGTTCAGCATCTGCAAGCATTACCGTTACACGGCGGTCAACACCAGCGCGAATAGTTTCGGCTTTTTCTTGACCTTCAGAGCGGTGCTCTTTTGCAACCGCAGTACGCTCTGCGCGCATACGTTGGTAAATAGAGCTACTTACTTCTTGTGGTAAATTGATTTGCTTAACACGCACATCTAGCACTTCAATGCCAAGCTCGCGTGCGCTTTCAGAAGCTTGTACTAACGCCTCTTCCATTAACTCGCTACGCTCACCTGATACAATTTCACGAATTGTACGAGTACCAAAGTTAGTACGAAGACCATTATTTACTTTTTGTTTAAGTAGCGTTTCAGCATATTGCTTATCGCCACGTGCACGTAAGTAAAATGCGCTAAAGTCGTTTACGCGCCATTTAACAAATGAGTCAACAATTAAGTCTTTTTTCTCACTTGTTACAAAGCGGTCTGGCGTGCCATCTAGCGTTTGAATACGCGCATCAATACGACGTACTTGGCTGAAAAAAGGCACTTTTAAATGAAGACCAGGGCTGTAAACAACCGCTTTGTCTTCACTGTCTTTTTCAACTTTACTAAACAGCAGCACGATTGCTTTTTGCCCTTCAGGTACTACAAATACCGATGAGAAAGACATAACAATGGCAACTAATAATATAATTAAACTAAAGTTTTTCATTATGCTTATCTCCCGTTATTGTTAAAGCGATCGTTGTTAAAACGGTCATTACCGCTATTAACAGTGCTATTGCGTGATGTATTTACTTTGTTACGTAAATCTTGAATATCACTTGAGCTTGGTAAAGCTACACGCGTTGCAGTGCCTTGCTTTTCCATAATTTTATCAAGTGGTAAGTACATCATGTTGTTACCGCCTTTCACATCAACAATCACTTTAGAGCTACTACCTAGCACCTCTTCCATTGCATCAATGTATAAACGCTCACGGGTAACTTCTTTTGCAGCTTGATACTCAGGTAAAAGCTTTTCAAAACGAGCCACTTCACCTTGCGCCTCTAACGTAATACGCTCTTGGTAACCTTCAGCTTCTTGCGTCATACGCGTTACTTGACCACGTGCACGTGGTTCAATTTCACGGGCATAGGCTTCGGCTTCACGGATGAAACGCTCTTCGTCTTCTTGTGCAGCAATGGCATCATCAAACGCATCTTTAACTTCAGTTGGTGGGCGTGAGTCTTTAAAGTTCACGTCAGTTACTATTAAGCCTAAGTTATAAGGTTCGATGATTTTATTAAGCTCATCCCATGTACTTTGACGCACAACTTCACGGCCATTTGTCAGTACTTGGTCCATCTTTGCATGGCCTACTACGTAACGTAATGCACTATCTAGCGCTTCTTCTAAGCTGTTATCAGCATTAGTCACACTAAATTTGTAAAGGTATGGGTCAATAACACGGTACTGTACTTCAAATTCAACGCTTACTACGTTTTCATCTTCAGTTAGCATAAACCCTGATGCAGATAACGAGCGAACAGCTTCAATATCCACAGGAATTACCGTTTCGATAAAGGTCATTTTCCAACGAAGGCCAGGCTCCGCGATACGGTCATATTTACCAAACTGCAGTACAACACCGCGCTCGGCTTCTTTTACCGTATAAATACCACTTAGCGCCCACACAATTGCAGCGATAATAAGGATAAATGAAATACCGGCTCCGCCAAGTCCGCCGCCGCTACTATTATTGCCGGATTTTTTACCGCCAAATAAGCCGCCTAACTTGTTGCTAAACTTACGGAACACCTCGTCTAAATCAGGTGGGCCTTGATCACGTCCGCCTTTATTGTTCCACGGATCTTTGTCATTGCCATTATTACCCGGTTCATTCCAGGCCATAGCTATACTCCATTGTTATCTAAATAAATTAGGAAATTGTGTTAAATCTATCAAATCTACCGCGTTTCTCATACAAAAACCGACATTTATATGGCAATTTTTAATCGCGGTTGATAAAACCTTCAATTTCAGGGCCAAACTCTTTAATTAAGCGGTTCCATTCAACCATAGGTAATCTCACATCTAACAGCCAATTACCTTGCTCATCAAAGTTTTCTTTGTGTACTGCACTTAAACTAAATAAAGACGCTCTTAGTCGGCCATACTGCGGCGCTAATAGTAAGGTTTCACTAAACATTTGCTTAGCAAGCAAGTCGCTTATGGCCTCACTTAACAGCTCACACCCAGCGCCGGTTTGTGCAGATAGCCATACTCTTATAGGCTGACCTTGGTCATCCCGATCAATTCTTGGGCTAACATCGTCAAGCGCATCAATTTTGTTATACACCAACAATTGCGGCACTTCGTCGGCTTCAATTTCTTTTAAAACCGACTGAACCTGCTCAATGTTCTCTTTTCTGCGCGGGTCTGCCACATCAATTACGTGTAATTGTAAGTCAGCTTCGCGAGTTTCAGTCAGTGTGGCTTTAAATGCAGCAACTAAGTCATGAGGTAAATGACGAATAAACCCTACTGTATCAGCTAAAATAACCGAACCTACATCACCAATATCTAATTTACGTAGTGTTGGGTCCAAAGTCGCAAACAGCTGATCTGCCGCGTAAACATCAGAGTCTGTAATACGATTAAACAGTGTTGATTTACCCGCATTAGTATAACCGACCAGTGAAACTGTAGGAATTTCGTTACGGGTACGGGCACGCCTGCCTTGTTCACGCTGAACGGCAACCTTGGCTAAGCGAGCACGAATATTTTTTATACGTGCACGTAATAAACGTCTATCGGTTTCGAGCTGTGTTTCACCCGGGCCACGTAAACCTATACCGCCTTTTTGGCGCTCAAGGTGAGTCCAACCACGAATTAATCGGGTAGACATATGCCTAAGCTGAGCAAGCTCTACTTGAAGCTTACCTTCGTGGGTGCGTGCTCTTTGGGCAAAAATATCAAGAATTAGTGTTGTTCTATCAAGTACGCGACATTGGCAAACGCGCTCTAAATTGCGTTCTTGAGACGGACTTAATTGATGATTAAAGATGACAACATCTGCATTGTGGATTTTGACAATCTCAGCTATTTCTTCTGCTTTACCGGTACCGACGAATAGTTTCGGATGTGGTGCTTGGCGGCTGCCTTGCACAACCGCCAAACTACTAACACCAGCAGAAGATACCAACATTTCTAATTCATGGAGATCTTCACGATCGCCATCTTTAGGTAAGTCGATATGAACTAAGACTGCCTGTTCGCCGGATTCATAGCGGTCAAACAAGCATTACGCTCCTAATTAAATATTTCCTGGTTCTTGCTCTTCAGTGTCATCGCTCCCTTGAACACCTTGGAAGTTGACTGCGCGAGCAGGTACAACTGTAGAAATTGCATGTTTATACACCATTTGGTTTACGGTGTTTTCAAGTAAAATAACAAATTGGTCAAATGACTGAATTTTACCTTGTAATTTTATGCCATTTACCAAAAAGATTGATACTGGAATGCGCTCACGACGTAGTGCATTCAAAAATGGGTCTTGTAACGATTGGCCTTTTGCCATGTTATTGTTCCTTCGTTCTAGGTGTTATTATAATTTAAGTGGCTGAACTTATTTAATTAAACTAAATAATACTCAACTACTACTAGCTTAGCGAACTTACTACGCGTTGCAAGTTTTCTTCATCGTCTGTTGTTAACCAAGTAACATCAGGCCAACTCCTTAACCACGTTAACTGGCGTTTAGCCAATTGACGCGTAGCAGCAATGCCGCGAAAAACCATCTCATCATGGTCCACTTCACCCGCAAGGTAATCCCACATTTGTCTATAACCTACACAACGAATAGAAGGCATATTGGGGTGTAAATCCTTACGTAGATATAGGGTCGAAACTTCGTTTTCAAACCCCTGCTCTATCATTATTTTAAACCTTTTTTCAATTCGCTGATGTAATTCACTGCGATCATCAGGCGCAATCGCAAATTGATGAAAAGTATATGGTAATGCTGGTTGTTTTTGCTTTTGCAATTCAGTCATTGTTTTACCACTAATACGGTAAACTTCCAAAGCCCGATTTATCCTTTGTGAATCATTTTCACTTATTTTTTCGGCAGCCCGTGGGTCAACTTTAGCTAATTCTGCATGTAAATGAGGCCAACCATACTGTTGCGCCTGTGCTTCAAGCTCTGCTCTTACTATTGGGCAAGCCTCTGGCAGTGGCGATAATCCATCAATTAATGATTTAAAGTACATCATGGTGCCACCCACTAATATTGGTACTTTACCTTGTTGATGAAATTCATCAATTTTTTTTATCGCGTCGCGTCTAAAATCGGCAACCGAGTAGGTTTCGCTCGGATCGAGTAAATCAATTAAGTGATGCGGCGCTCGCGCCAGTTCTTCAGCATCTGGCTTGGCCGTACCTATGTCCATACCCTTATACACCAACGCTGAATCAACGCTGATTATTTCTGTGTTTAGGTGCTCACACAATGAAATTGCCAAAGCTGTTTTACCAGCGGCAGTGGGGCCCATTAAAAATATGACCGGTAAATTACTCAACACGGGTACCTTAGTTTAATTGCGTTAAATAGTGTTCTAGGTCTATTTTAACTGCTTTTTCTTTCAAACGTTCAATTGTTTGCGGATTATTTTGTAAGCTAATTTGTAGTTCAATAAATGCATTACTTTCATAAAATCGCTCTGGCACACAACCTAGTTGCCACTCAAGCCATGCTTGCAGCTCGTTTAAATCATCTTTACATGCTGATAGTAAGCTCTCAACAGCAGCCGATACATCTAATAAATATAAACAAGTCGGTAGCTTTTTAACCATTACAAATTGCTTTTCTATAATTAGCTCAAAGCCTAAAAGCGTAAACCATGACTGTTGCTGTTCTATAAGCGCGCAATCATCTTTTGCCAGGTTAACTCTTACAGGAAGTAATAAAGCTTTACCTTCTAAACTTCCTAGTTCTTTTATTTGCGTATGCCAGTATTCACCAAGT
The sequence above is drawn from the Pseudoalteromonas espejiana DSM 9414 genome and encodes:
- the proB gene encoding glutamate 5-kinase, producing the protein MQKLNWRRIVLKVGSALIAPDQDGCRSRYLLTIAQFIVRCRARGIEVILVSSGSVAAGSHLFPSDIPRSVVMKKAMAAAGQTEMMAMWDRFFDFPSAQLLLTHGDLRDRERYESIRETVFTLLEHGVLPIINENDAVTTDDLKVGDNDNLSAMVAAAADADALMIFSDVDGLYDKNPNLHDDAVLLPEIKSIDESIYAMAGCATSAVGTGGMKTKIEAAEKATSHGIATYIINGFEEETFNRLLAGENPGSVFLPYEKPMQEAVHWMTHTANEQGEVVVDGSFDESLEGEDGCIRGDEIMEVHGEFAIGDTILVRSEDGTRLAKATANYSSCLLSFIADNEQSEFSEKMQDSIGPVISEKDIALLEKS
- a CDS encoding cation:proton antiporter; translated protein: MSAIYIAGIALCSVLAQWVAWAFKVPAILFLLLTGLLLGPFSGVLDPDALLGDLLFPVVSLSVAVILFEGALTLHFRELKGISKVVRNLCSIGMLTTCVVISLSAYWLLELNWRVAAVLGAVLVVTGPTVIAPLLNSMRPTQDIDRILRWEGIVIDPIGALFAVLVFEAVMLVGQGEVLSHTIVALVKTLGVGLTIGVVAGWITTQLMRREWLPFELHKFGILALVLISFSVSNHLSHESGLLAVTVFGIWLANQNDLEIDSVLEFKEDLSMILISSLFILLAARLQLSDLMMLDGDVFIFLAVVLFIARPLCIAISTFGTDLPMKSRLVLSWIAPRGIVAAAVGSVFALSMMEAGVADAEKMVPLIFTVIIITVVLQSLTAIPVAKLLGVRQPSPNTILIIGANHVSRAIGRGLKEQNIPVHLSDPAWENCKMARMDGLPCYYGNPQSEHAERYLPLTTIRTVLALSPNRHHNALGVQYFSHLLNEKNVFSLRSSTSHAKANKDSATFLSRQILFGEDGSYARLSSIIAKGGKVSATRISEEFDWEKYQEMNPEAIPLFILKGDKDSDEDTPVKLRPFTSNMEKPPQEGERIFALQPPKMSVLKDPAKTKGKEEG
- a CDS encoding tetratricopeptide repeat protein; this encodes MRLFSCNTLLAAMLAPMLLSFNSNVLAEETPAAVPLYTEPELIALINKNTHLQRVKADDCQLVQDIEARANKMALPSYQFLYGDMLAYNVCVERNVELGVYYMRKAAEQGLAAALEQLGRYYDIGRLVQQDKAMAIMYLREASAQGNLKAQLRLVKLFNSGYGSPRDFEDAYRWLFNSMVADKATHKKIERALNLLAQKMPDSVVARARLPM
- a CDS encoding adenylosuccinate synthase; translation: MGKNVVVLGTQWGDEGKGKVVDLLTDKASLVVRYQGGHNAGHTLVIDGEKTVLHLIPSGVLRDNVKCVIGNGVVLSPEALMKEIGMLEERGVPVRERLLISEACPLILPFHVALDVARETARGDKPIGTTGRGIGPAYEDKVARRGLRVGDLFNPELFAAKLKEVLEYHNFTLVNYYKVDAVDFQKTFDDAMAVADILKAMVVDVTELLDQTRLAGEHILFEGAQGTLLDIDHGTYPYVTSSNTTAGGVATGAGFGPLNLDYVLGIIKAYTTRVGSGPFPTELYDGLEKQDPVGKHLGDKGHEFGATTGRLRRTGWLDAVAMRRAVQINSISGFCLTKLDVLDGLETLKICTGYQLEDGTVTNVTPLAAEGYEKVTPVYEEMPGWSENTVGVTSLEGLPKAAIDYIKRIEEITGVPVDIISTGPDRVETMVLRNPFA
- the hflC gene encoding protease modulator HflC — translated: MKNFSLIILLVAIVMSFSSVFVVPEGQKAIVLLFSKVEKDSEDKAVVYSPGLHLKVPFFSQVRRIDARIQTLDGTPDRFVTSEKKDLIVDSFVKWRVNDFSAFYLRARGDKQYAETLLKQKVNNGLRTNFGTRTIREIVSGERSELMEEALVQASESARELGIEVLDVRVKQINLPQEVSSSIYQRMRAERTAVAKEHRSEGQEKAETIRAGVDRRVTVMLADAERNARSVRGQGDADAAAIYAKAYNKDPEFFGFVRSLEAYKKTFKDKQDVMVLSPDSDFFKYMKGAKAQ
- the hflK gene encoding FtsH protease activity modulator HflK; protein product: MAWNEPGNNGNDKDPWNNKGGRDQGPPDLDEVFRKFSNKLGGLFGGKKSGNNSSGGGLGGAGISFILIIAAIVWALSGIYTVKEAERGVVLQFGKYDRIAEPGLRWKMTFIETVIPVDIEAVRSLSASGFMLTEDENVVSVEFEVQYRVIDPYLYKFSVTNADNSLEEALDSALRYVVGHAKMDQVLTNGREVVRQSTWDELNKIIEPYNLGLIVTDVNFKDSRPPTEVKDAFDDAIAAQEDEERFIREAEAYAREIEPRARGQVTRMTQEAEGYQERITLEAQGEVARFEKLLPEYQAAKEVTRERLYIDAMEEVLGSSSKVIVDVKGGNNMMYLPLDKIMEKQGTATRVALPSSSDIQDLRNKVNTSRNSTVNSGNDRFNNDRFNNNGR
- the hflX gene encoding ribosome rescue GTPase HflX; this translates as MFDRYESGEQAVLVHIDLPKDGDREDLHELEMLVSSAGVSSLAVVQGSRQAPHPKLFVGTGKAEEIAEIVKIHNADVVIFNHQLSPSQERNLERVCQCRVLDRTTLILDIFAQRARTHEGKLQVELAQLRHMSTRLIRGWTHLERQKGGIGLRGPGETQLETDRRLLRARIKNIRARLAKVAVQREQGRRARTRNEIPTVSLVGYTNAGKSTLFNRITDSDVYAADQLFATLDPTLRKLDIGDVGSVILADTVGFIRHLPHDLVAAFKATLTETREADLQLHVIDVADPRRKENIEQVQSVLKEIEADEVPQLLVYNKIDALDDVSPRIDRDDQGQPIRVWLSAQTGAGCELLSEAISDLLAKQMFSETLLLAPQYGRLRASLFSLSAVHKENFDEQGNWLLDVRLPMVEWNRLIKEFGPEIEGFINRD
- the hfq gene encoding RNA chaperone Hfq; the protein is MAKGQSLQDPFLNALRRERIPVSIFLVNGIKLQGKIQSFDQFVILLENTVNQMVYKHAISTVVPARAVNFQGVQGSDDTEEQEPGNI
- the miaA gene encoding tRNA (adenosine(37)-N6)-dimethylallyltransferase MiaA, which codes for MSNLPVIFLMGPTAAGKTALAISLCEHLNTEIISVDSALVYKGMDIGTAKPDAEELARAPHHLIDLLDPSETYSVADFRRDAIKKIDEFHQQGKVPILVGGTMMYFKSLIDGLSPLPEACPIVRAELEAQAQQYGWPHLHAELAKVDPRAAEKISENDSQRINRALEVYRISGKTMTELQKQKQPALPYTFHQFAIAPDDRSELHQRIEKRFKIMIEQGFENEVSTLYLRKDLHPNMPSIRCVGYRQMWDYLAGEVDHDEMVFRGIAATRQLAKRQLTWLRSWPDVTWLTTDDEENLQRVVSSLS